In a genomic window of Lepisosteus oculatus isolate fLepOcu1 chromosome 5, fLepOcu1.hap2, whole genome shotgun sequence:
- the klhl15 gene encoding kelch-like protein 15 isoform X3, translated as MAADVEVFISCDHDSSVSSGFRALYEERLLLDVTLLIEEHHFQAHKALLATQSDYFRIMFTADMRERDQDKIHLKGLTATGFSHVLQFMYYGKLELSMLTVHEILQAAMYVQLTEVVEFCCSFLLAKICLDNCAEVMRLLDDFGVNIDGVQEQLDAFLLENFVPLMSRPDFLSYLSFEKLALYLDSDRLSRFPEIELYEAVQAWLRHDRRRWRHTDSVIQNVRFCLMTPSHVFEKVKTSEFYRYSRQLRHEVEQALNYFHGVNEQPLLEMKSNRIRSVRPQTAVFRGMIGHSMVNSKILLLHKPKVWWELEGPQVPLRPDCLAIVNNFVFLLGGEELGPDGEFHASSKVFRYDPRQNSWLRMADMSVPRSEFAVGVIGKYIYAVAGRTRDETFYSTERYDIVEDKWEFVDPYPVNKYGHEGTVLNGKLYITGGITSSSTSKQVCVFDPSKEGLTEHRTRRTQVVTNCWENKSKMNYARCFHKMISYNGKLYVFGGVCVILRASFESQGCPSTEVYDPETDEWTILASMPIGRSGHGVAVLDKQIMVLGGLCYNGHYSDSILTFDPEENKWKEDEYPRMPCKLDGLQVCSLHFPEYVLEHVRRCS; from the exons ATGGCAGCGGACGTGGAAGTGTTCATCTCCTGCGACCACGACAGCAGCGTGTCGTCGGGCTTCCGGGCGCTGTACGAGGAGCGGCTTCTGCTGGACGTCACGCTGCTCATCGAGGAGCACCACTTCCAGGCGCACAAGGCCCTGCTGGCCACGCAGAGCGACTACTTCCGCATCATGTTCACGGCCGACATGCGGGAACGCGACCAGGACAAGATCCACCTGAAGGGGCTGACGGCCACGGGCTTCAGCCACGTGCTGCAGTTCATGTACTACGGCAAGCTGGAGCTGAGCATGCTGACCGTGCACGAGATCCTGCAGGCCGCCATGTACGTGCAGCTGACGGAGGTGGTGGAGTTCTGCTGCTCCTTCCTGCTGGCCAAGATCTGCCTGGACAACTGCGCCGAGGTCATGCGGCTCCTGGACGACTTCGGCGTCAACATCGACGGCGTGCAGGAGCAGCTGGACGCCTTCCTGCTGGAGAACTTCGTGCCGCTCATGTCCCGGCCGGACTTCCTGTCCTACCTGAGCTTCGAGAAGCTCGCGCTGTACCTGGACAGCGACCGGCTGAGCCGCTTCCCCGAGATCGAGCTCTACGAGGCGGTGCAGGCCTGGCTGCGGCACGACCGCCGCCGCTGGCGCCACACCGACTCCGTCATCCAGAACGTGCGCTTCTGTCTGATGACGCCCTCCCACGTGTTCGAGAAG GTGAAGACCTCCGAGTTTTACCGCTACTCCCGGCAGCTCAGGCACGAGGTGGAGCAGGCGCTCAACTACTTCCACGGCGTGAACGAGCAGCCCCTGCTGGAGATGAAGTCCAACCGCATCCGCTCGGTGCGGCCGCAGACCGCGGTGTTCCGCGGGATGATCGGGCACAGCATGGTCAACAGCAAGATCCTGCTGCTGCACAAGCCCAAGGTGTGGTGGGAGCTGGAGGGGCCCCAGGTGCCGCTGCGCCCCGACTGCCTGGCCATCGTCAACAACTTCGTGTTCCTGCTGGGCGGGGAGGAGCTGGGGCCGGACGGCGAGTTCCACGCCTCTTCCAAGGTGTTCCGCTACGACCCGCGGCAGAACTCCTGGCTGCGCATGGCCGACATGTCGGTGCCGCGCTCCGAGTTCGCGGTGGGCGTGATCGGGAAGTACATCTACGCCGTGGCGGGCCGCACGCGGGACGAGACCTTCTACTCCACGGAGCGCTACGACATCGTGGAGGACAAGTGGGAGTTCGTGGACCCCTACCCCGTCAACAAGTACGGCCACGAGGGCACCGTGCTCAACGGCAAGCTCTATATCACTGGCGGCATCACGTCCTCCTCCACCTCCAAGCAGGTGTGCGTGTTCGACCCCAGCAAGGAGGGCCTGACAGAGCACCGCACGCGCCGCACCCAGGTCGTCACCAACTGCTGGGAGAACAAGTCCAAGATGAACTACGCACGCTGCTTCCACAAGATGATCTCCTACAACGGGAAGCTGTACGTCTTCGGCGGGGTGTGCGTCATCCTCCGCGCCTCCTTCGAGTCGCAGGGCTGCCCGTCCACGGAGGTGTACGACCCCGAGACGGACGAGTGGACCATCCTGGCCTCCATGCCCATCGGCAGGAGCGGGCACGGCGTGGCCGTGCTGGATAAGCAGATCATGGTGCTGGGGGGGCTGTGCTACAACGGGCACTACAGCGACTCCATCCTGACCTTTGACCCCGAGGAGAACAAGTGGAAGGAGGACGAGTACCCCAGGATGCCTTGCAAGTTGGACGGCTTGCAGGTGTGCAGTCTGCACTTCCCCGAGTACGTACTGGAACACGTGCGACGCTGCAGCTGA
- the klhl15 gene encoding kelch-like protein 15 isoform X1 gives MNRKLNYFKEKQKPSQVRGENEAALMQQGKHKQRKCELPHITQSANPTFGLDVPKRSLMAADVEVFISCDHDSSVSSGFRALYEERLLLDVTLLIEEHHFQAHKALLATQSDYFRIMFTADMRERDQDKIHLKGLTATGFSHVLQFMYYGKLELSMLTVHEILQAAMYVQLTEVVEFCCSFLLAKICLDNCAEVMRLLDDFGVNIDGVQEQLDAFLLENFVPLMSRPDFLSYLSFEKLALYLDSDRLSRFPEIELYEAVQAWLRHDRRRWRHTDSVIQNVRFCLMTPSHVFEKVKTSEFYRYSRQLRHEVEQALNYFHGVNEQPLLEMKSNRIRSVRPQTAVFRGMIGHSMVNSKILLLHKPKVWWELEGPQVPLRPDCLAIVNNFVFLLGGEELGPDGEFHASSKVFRYDPRQNSWLRMADMSVPRSEFAVGVIGKYIYAVAGRTRDETFYSTERYDIVEDKWEFVDPYPVNKYGHEGTVLNGKLYITGGITSSSTSKQVCVFDPSKEGLTEHRTRRTQVVTNCWENKSKMNYARCFHKMISYNGKLYVFGGVCVILRASFESQGCPSTEVYDPETDEWTILASMPIGRSGHGVAVLDKQIMVLGGLCYNGHYSDSILTFDPEENKWKEDEYPRMPCKLDGLQVCSLHFPEYVLEHVRRCS, from the exons ATGAATCGGAAACTGaactattttaaagaaaaacaaaagccttCTCAAGTGCGAGGTGAAAACGAGGCTGCGCTTATGC AGCAGGGAAAGCACAAGCAGAGAAAATGTGAGCTTCCCCACATTACACAGTCTGCAAACCCCACGTTTGGCCTGGATGTACCGAAGAG GTCATTAATGGCAGCGGACGTGGAAGTGTTCATCTCCTGCGACCACGACAGCAGCGTGTCGTCGGGCTTCCGGGCGCTGTACGAGGAGCGGCTTCTGCTGGACGTCACGCTGCTCATCGAGGAGCACCACTTCCAGGCGCACAAGGCCCTGCTGGCCACGCAGAGCGACTACTTCCGCATCATGTTCACGGCCGACATGCGGGAACGCGACCAGGACAAGATCCACCTGAAGGGGCTGACGGCCACGGGCTTCAGCCACGTGCTGCAGTTCATGTACTACGGCAAGCTGGAGCTGAGCATGCTGACCGTGCACGAGATCCTGCAGGCCGCCATGTACGTGCAGCTGACGGAGGTGGTGGAGTTCTGCTGCTCCTTCCTGCTGGCCAAGATCTGCCTGGACAACTGCGCCGAGGTCATGCGGCTCCTGGACGACTTCGGCGTCAACATCGACGGCGTGCAGGAGCAGCTGGACGCCTTCCTGCTGGAGAACTTCGTGCCGCTCATGTCCCGGCCGGACTTCCTGTCCTACCTGAGCTTCGAGAAGCTCGCGCTGTACCTGGACAGCGACCGGCTGAGCCGCTTCCCCGAGATCGAGCTCTACGAGGCGGTGCAGGCCTGGCTGCGGCACGACCGCCGCCGCTGGCGCCACACCGACTCCGTCATCCAGAACGTGCGCTTCTGTCTGATGACGCCCTCCCACGTGTTCGAGAAG GTGAAGACCTCCGAGTTTTACCGCTACTCCCGGCAGCTCAGGCACGAGGTGGAGCAGGCGCTCAACTACTTCCACGGCGTGAACGAGCAGCCCCTGCTGGAGATGAAGTCCAACCGCATCCGCTCGGTGCGGCCGCAGACCGCGGTGTTCCGCGGGATGATCGGGCACAGCATGGTCAACAGCAAGATCCTGCTGCTGCACAAGCCCAAGGTGTGGTGGGAGCTGGAGGGGCCCCAGGTGCCGCTGCGCCCCGACTGCCTGGCCATCGTCAACAACTTCGTGTTCCTGCTGGGCGGGGAGGAGCTGGGGCCGGACGGCGAGTTCCACGCCTCTTCCAAGGTGTTCCGCTACGACCCGCGGCAGAACTCCTGGCTGCGCATGGCCGACATGTCGGTGCCGCGCTCCGAGTTCGCGGTGGGCGTGATCGGGAAGTACATCTACGCCGTGGCGGGCCGCACGCGGGACGAGACCTTCTACTCCACGGAGCGCTACGACATCGTGGAGGACAAGTGGGAGTTCGTGGACCCCTACCCCGTCAACAAGTACGGCCACGAGGGCACCGTGCTCAACGGCAAGCTCTATATCACTGGCGGCATCACGTCCTCCTCCACCTCCAAGCAGGTGTGCGTGTTCGACCCCAGCAAGGAGGGCCTGACAGAGCACCGCACGCGCCGCACCCAGGTCGTCACCAACTGCTGGGAGAACAAGTCCAAGATGAACTACGCACGCTGCTTCCACAAGATGATCTCCTACAACGGGAAGCTGTACGTCTTCGGCGGGGTGTGCGTCATCCTCCGCGCCTCCTTCGAGTCGCAGGGCTGCCCGTCCACGGAGGTGTACGACCCCGAGACGGACGAGTGGACCATCCTGGCCTCCATGCCCATCGGCAGGAGCGGGCACGGCGTGGCCGTGCTGGATAAGCAGATCATGGTGCTGGGGGGGCTGTGCTACAACGGGCACTACAGCGACTCCATCCTGACCTTTGACCCCGAGGAGAACAAGTGGAAGGAGGACGAGTACCCCAGGATGCCTTGCAAGTTGGACGGCTTGCAGGTGTGCAGTCTGCACTTCCCCGAGTACGTACTGGAACACGTGCGACGCTGCAGCTGA
- the klhl15 gene encoding kelch-like protein 15 isoform X2 has protein sequence MSEGARSLWSKRGCVESHRREQGKHKQRKCELPHITQSANPTFGLDVPKRSLMAADVEVFISCDHDSSVSSGFRALYEERLLLDVTLLIEEHHFQAHKALLATQSDYFRIMFTADMRERDQDKIHLKGLTATGFSHVLQFMYYGKLELSMLTVHEILQAAMYVQLTEVVEFCCSFLLAKICLDNCAEVMRLLDDFGVNIDGVQEQLDAFLLENFVPLMSRPDFLSYLSFEKLALYLDSDRLSRFPEIELYEAVQAWLRHDRRRWRHTDSVIQNVRFCLMTPSHVFEKVKTSEFYRYSRQLRHEVEQALNYFHGVNEQPLLEMKSNRIRSVRPQTAVFRGMIGHSMVNSKILLLHKPKVWWELEGPQVPLRPDCLAIVNNFVFLLGGEELGPDGEFHASSKVFRYDPRQNSWLRMADMSVPRSEFAVGVIGKYIYAVAGRTRDETFYSTERYDIVEDKWEFVDPYPVNKYGHEGTVLNGKLYITGGITSSSTSKQVCVFDPSKEGLTEHRTRRTQVVTNCWENKSKMNYARCFHKMISYNGKLYVFGGVCVILRASFESQGCPSTEVYDPETDEWTILASMPIGRSGHGVAVLDKQIMVLGGLCYNGHYSDSILTFDPEENKWKEDEYPRMPCKLDGLQVCSLHFPEYVLEHVRRCS, from the exons ATGTCAGAAGGAGCCCGATCTCTCTGGTCGAAGAGGGGTTGTGTGGAGTCGCATCGCCGAG AGCAGGGAAAGCACAAGCAGAGAAAATGTGAGCTTCCCCACATTACACAGTCTGCAAACCCCACGTTTGGCCTGGATGTACCGAAGAG GTCATTAATGGCAGCGGACGTGGAAGTGTTCATCTCCTGCGACCACGACAGCAGCGTGTCGTCGGGCTTCCGGGCGCTGTACGAGGAGCGGCTTCTGCTGGACGTCACGCTGCTCATCGAGGAGCACCACTTCCAGGCGCACAAGGCCCTGCTGGCCACGCAGAGCGACTACTTCCGCATCATGTTCACGGCCGACATGCGGGAACGCGACCAGGACAAGATCCACCTGAAGGGGCTGACGGCCACGGGCTTCAGCCACGTGCTGCAGTTCATGTACTACGGCAAGCTGGAGCTGAGCATGCTGACCGTGCACGAGATCCTGCAGGCCGCCATGTACGTGCAGCTGACGGAGGTGGTGGAGTTCTGCTGCTCCTTCCTGCTGGCCAAGATCTGCCTGGACAACTGCGCCGAGGTCATGCGGCTCCTGGACGACTTCGGCGTCAACATCGACGGCGTGCAGGAGCAGCTGGACGCCTTCCTGCTGGAGAACTTCGTGCCGCTCATGTCCCGGCCGGACTTCCTGTCCTACCTGAGCTTCGAGAAGCTCGCGCTGTACCTGGACAGCGACCGGCTGAGCCGCTTCCCCGAGATCGAGCTCTACGAGGCGGTGCAGGCCTGGCTGCGGCACGACCGCCGCCGCTGGCGCCACACCGACTCCGTCATCCAGAACGTGCGCTTCTGTCTGATGACGCCCTCCCACGTGTTCGAGAAG GTGAAGACCTCCGAGTTTTACCGCTACTCCCGGCAGCTCAGGCACGAGGTGGAGCAGGCGCTCAACTACTTCCACGGCGTGAACGAGCAGCCCCTGCTGGAGATGAAGTCCAACCGCATCCGCTCGGTGCGGCCGCAGACCGCGGTGTTCCGCGGGATGATCGGGCACAGCATGGTCAACAGCAAGATCCTGCTGCTGCACAAGCCCAAGGTGTGGTGGGAGCTGGAGGGGCCCCAGGTGCCGCTGCGCCCCGACTGCCTGGCCATCGTCAACAACTTCGTGTTCCTGCTGGGCGGGGAGGAGCTGGGGCCGGACGGCGAGTTCCACGCCTCTTCCAAGGTGTTCCGCTACGACCCGCGGCAGAACTCCTGGCTGCGCATGGCCGACATGTCGGTGCCGCGCTCCGAGTTCGCGGTGGGCGTGATCGGGAAGTACATCTACGCCGTGGCGGGCCGCACGCGGGACGAGACCTTCTACTCCACGGAGCGCTACGACATCGTGGAGGACAAGTGGGAGTTCGTGGACCCCTACCCCGTCAACAAGTACGGCCACGAGGGCACCGTGCTCAACGGCAAGCTCTATATCACTGGCGGCATCACGTCCTCCTCCACCTCCAAGCAGGTGTGCGTGTTCGACCCCAGCAAGGAGGGCCTGACAGAGCACCGCACGCGCCGCACCCAGGTCGTCACCAACTGCTGGGAGAACAAGTCCAAGATGAACTACGCACGCTGCTTCCACAAGATGATCTCCTACAACGGGAAGCTGTACGTCTTCGGCGGGGTGTGCGTCATCCTCCGCGCCTCCTTCGAGTCGCAGGGCTGCCCGTCCACGGAGGTGTACGACCCCGAGACGGACGAGTGGACCATCCTGGCCTCCATGCCCATCGGCAGGAGCGGGCACGGCGTGGCCGTGCTGGATAAGCAGATCATGGTGCTGGGGGGGCTGTGCTACAACGGGCACTACAGCGACTCCATCCTGACCTTTGACCCCGAGGAGAACAAGTGGAAGGAGGACGAGTACCCCAGGATGCCTTGCAAGTTGGACGGCTTGCAGGTGTGCAGTCTGCACTTCCCCGAGTACGTACTGGAACACGTGCGACGCTGCAGCTGA